In the genome of Mycteria americana isolate JAX WOST 10 ecotype Jacksonville Zoo and Gardens chromosome 7, USCA_MyAme_1.0, whole genome shotgun sequence, one region contains:
- the F3 gene encoding tissue factor codes for MLRAVVGGRALLLSALLWRLAAAGNPELPTAVNITWSSINFKTILQWQPKPSGYFYTVEIHGQTSDTKKKCILTAETECDVTDVLRNVKETYTAHILSVTSSRTDNFEEPPFAVSEKFTPYNQTVLGKPEVQNYTQKGSKLNVVFQDPLTPYTFPNGSFRSIRDIFQNDLAYKLYYWKDQSSGKKDTTTKSHKFEVSVDSTKNYCFYIQGIIPSRRENRNGQESMVLCTSVERGILDEYGAEVFIIIAVIGIAVITLAIVLSVILCKRKKAKAAREKEPLNGV; via the exons ATGCTGCGCGCCGTCGTCGGAGGTCGGGCTCTGCTGCTGAGCGCCCTGCTGTGGCGCCTGGCCGCCGCCG gcAATCCAGAACTACCAACAGCAGTTAATATAACTTGGTCTTCAATCAATTTTAAAACTATACTACAGTGGCAACCAAAGCCATCAGGTTACTTCTATACAGTAGAAATACACGG ACAGACATctgacaccaaaaaaaaatgcatattgacGGCAGAAACAGAGTGTGATGTTACTGATGTGCTCAGGAATGTAAAAGAGACCTATACAGCACACATACTGTCTGTAACGTCCTCGAGGACGGATAACTTTGAAGAACCACCTTTTGCAGTCTCTGAAAAATTTACACCTTATAATCAGA CTGTTCTCGGAAAACCGGAGGTACAGAATTACACACAAAAAGGTTCCAAACTGAATGTTGTGTTCCAAGATCCACTTACACCATATACATTTCCTAATGGAAGCTTTCGAAGTATTCGAGATATTTTCCAAAATGACCTGGCATACAAACTCTATTACTGGAAAGATCAAAGTTCTGGAAAG aaagatacaacaacaaaaagccataAATTTGAAGTAAGCGTTGACAGCACAAAGAACTATTGCTTCTACATACAGGGAATCATTCCCTCCCGCAGAGAAAACCGTAATGGTCAAGAAAGCATGGTGCTTTGTACCAGTGTAGAAAGAGGTATCTTAGATG AATATGGAGCAGAAGTCTTTATCATCATAGCAGTCATAGGAATTGCGGTCATCACTCTTGCCATTGTCCTATCAGTGATCCTGTGTAAACgcaagaaagcaaaagctgcaagagaaaaggaaCCGCTTAATGGTGTCTAA